From one Triticum urartu cultivar G1812 chromosome 3, Tu2.1, whole genome shotgun sequence genomic stretch:
- the LOC125542833 gene encoding protein usf-like, with translation MATARLLLRSASLLPLRRSPLHSSRFQPRAAMASDAASQFQKIQIQREDTTFDAYVVGKENAPGVVVLQEWWGVDYEVKNHAIHISQIGDGYRALIPDLYRGKVALEVAEAQHLMEGLDWQGAIKDIQASVKWLKENGSPKVGVTGYCMGGALAIASGVLVPEVDAVVAFYGTPSSELADASKAQAPIQAHFGELDSFVGFADVTAAKSLEEKLKASGVAHEVHIYPGCSHAFMNASPEAVKRRKSMGLTDENQGAIDLAWSRFSTWMGRFLGSA, from the exons ATGGCCACAGCGCGACTACTGCTCCGAAGCGCCTCCCTGCTCCCCCTCCGCCGCTCGCCCCTGCACTCGTCCCGCTTCCAGCCCCGAGCCGCCATGGCCTCCGATGCCGCCAGCCAGTTCCAGAAGATCCAGATCCAGCGCGAGGACACG ACGTTTGATGCCTATGTTGTTGGCAAAGAAAACGCTCCTGGAGTTGTAGTGTTGCAAGAGTGGTGGGGTGTTGACTATGAGGTCAAGAATCATGCCATCCATATTTCCCAGATCGGCGATGGATACAGAGCACTTATTCCAGA ttTGTACCGTGGGAAGGTTGCTTTGGAGGTAGCTGAAGCACAACATCTGATGGAAGGACTAGACTGGCAGGGTGCAATCAAGGATATTCAGGCTTCAGTTAAatggctgaaggaaaatggatcACCCAAG GTTGGTGTTACTGGTTATTGCATGGGAGGTGCTTTGGCAATTGCAAGTGGAGTTTTGGTCCCAGAGGTTGATGCTGTTGTTGCTTTCTACGGGACGCCATCTTCGGAGCTTGCTGATGCTTCCAAGGCCCAGGCTCCAATCCAGGCTCATTTTGGGGAGCTTGACAGTTTTGTTGGGTTTGCAGATGTTACC GCGGCCAAGTCTTTGGAGGAGAAGCTCAAGGCTTCTGGAGTGGCACATGAAGTCCACATATACCCTGGATGCTCCCATGCCTTCATGAACGCATCGCCTGAGGCCGTCAAGAGGAGGAAGAGCATGGGTTTGACTGATGAGAATCAGGGAGCCATTGACCTGGCATGGTCCCGCTTCTCCACTTGGATGGGTCGTTTCCTGGGATCTGCATGA
- the LOC125547943 gene encoding uncharacterized protein LOC125547943 produces MATATTTALSMKLLVDTKARRVLFAEASKDVVDFLFSLLALPVGTAVKLLGKEAMVGCVGSLYGSVEKLDGSYVQPGAAKDALLHPAVLSPSASSKSSLLGMPPPPCPQAKAFYRCSRQCNCYSDGYFGSSSQQVRCNSCRTYMTESYGTYCPSCKNQMTTAFTVVPSAASGGEVAQAAGGVSGKGFVQGIVTYTVMDDLTVTPMSSISSITLLNTFAVRDLSALQEKTVQLGYDQGLEILKASLQSKTVLTDVS; encoded by the exons ATGGCGACCGCCACGACCACCGCGCTGAGCATGAAGCTCCTGGTGGACACCAAGGCCCGGCGCGTGCTGTTCGCGGAGGCGAGCAAGGACGTGGTGGACTTCCTCTTCTCCCTCCTCGCGCTGCCCGTCGGCACCGCCGTCAAGCTGCTCGGGAAGGAGGCCATGGTCGGCTGCGTCGGCAGCCTCTACGGCAGCGTGGAGAAGCTCGACGGCAGCTACGTCCAGCCCGGCGCCGCCAAGGACGCGCTGCTCCACCCCGCCGTCCTCTCGCCGTCGGCCAGCAGCAAAAGCTCCCTCCTGGgcatgccgccgccgccgtgcccaCAGGCGAAGGCGTTCTACAGATGCAGCAGGCAGTGCAACTGCTACAGCGACGGATATTTCGGCAGCAGCAGCCAGCAGGTTAGATGCAACAGCTGCCGGACTTACATGACGGAGAGTTACGGCACGTACTGTCCATCGTGTAAGAACCAGATGACCACGGCCTTCACGGTCGTGCCGTCGGCCGCGTCCGGAGGCGAGGTGGCGCAGGCGGCGGGCGGCGTCAGCGGGAAGGGGTTCGTGCAGGGCATCGTGACGTACACGGTGATGGACGACCTCACGGTGACGCCCATGTCCTCCATCTCCAGCATCACCCTGCTCAACACCTTCGCCGTCAGGGACCTCAGCGCGCTCCAGGAGAAGACCGTGCAGCTCGGCTATGACCAG GGTCTGGAGATCCTCAAGGCGTCGCTGCAGTCCAAGACCGTGCTCACCGACGTTTCCTGA
- the LOC125546653 gene encoding aspartic proteinase CDR1-like — protein MLRAPWFDLGATGANGLGLGLVPCISQKEFGTMAGRALLLVALVLTAQLCGCTAYFGDGGGFSVEFIHRDSPKSPFHDPSLTSYDRVLAAVRRSRARSRSYAGGGSPGGAVSEVVSAPFEYLMYVNVGTPRTRMLALVDTGSDVVWFKCSNGTAGPAPLSAVFDPSSSSSYGLVGCRSDPCRAIYGTSCGADSFCRYRSTYSDGSTTAGILSTETFTFDDAPGGCVGCRERPQLQVPGVSFGCATSVTGKAFRLTGNVGLGAGSGSLVNQIGAATSLGRRFSYCLAPFFVEASSILSFGARAAVTEPGAVTTPLVPSAVDAFYTVLLASVRIGNSTVVPPRRSPAIVDSGTVLTYLDKGLLEQVVAEVARSVRLPRKQSPEKLVDLCYDVAGESPVAWAKLLPEVTLGFGGGAAITLPARNAFVEARKGTVCLAMSAVTDDGPAVATIGSIAQQGFHVGFDLDKRAITFAAADCASSYSSSPPASVSW, from the exons ATGCTACGGGCGCCATGGTTCGACCTTGGGGCAACTGGAGCTAACGGTCTCGGCCTCGGCCTCGTGCCCTGTATCTCTCAGAAAG AGTTTGGCACGATGGCGGGTCGCGCTCTTTTGCTCGTTGCACTCGTCCTGACAGCGCAGCTGTGCGGGTGCACGGCGTACTTCGGCGATGGCGGCGGGTTCAGCGTGGAGTTCATCCACCGGGACTCTCCCAAGTCGCCGTTCCACGACCCGTCGCTGACCTCGTACGACCGCGTGCTCGCCGCCGTGCGGCGCTCCAGGGCGCGCTCGCGCTCGTACGCAGGCGGCGGCTCTCCTGGCGGCGCCGTGTCCGAGGTGGTGTCCGCTCCGTTCGAGTACCTGATGTACGTCAACGTGGGCACGCCGCGCACCCGGATGCTCGCCCTGGTCGACACCGGCAGCGACGTGGTGTGGTTCAAATGCAGCAACGGGACCGCCGGCCCTGCGCCGCTGAGCGCCGTCTTCGACCCGTCCTCCTCGTCGTCCTACGGCCTCGTGGGCTGCCGGTCCGACCCGTGCCGCGCGATCTACGGCACCTCCTGCGGCGCCGACTCCTTCTGCCGGTACCGCTCCACGTACTCGGACGGGTCCACGACTGCCGGCATCCTCTCCACCGAGACATTCACCTTCGACGACGCTCCCGGCGGCTGCGTGGGATGCCGGGAACGCCCGCAGCTGCAGGTGCCCGGAGTCAGCTTCGGGTGCGCCACGAGCGTGACCGGCAAGGCGTTCCGCCTGACCGGCAACGTGGGCCTCGGCGCCGGGAGCGGCTCCCTCGTGAACCAGATCGGCGCCGCGACGTCGCTCGGGCGGAGGTTCTCGTACTGCCTGGCGCCCTTCTTCGTCGAGGCGTCCTCCATCCTCAGCTTCGGCGCCCGCGCCGCCGTGACGGAGCCGGGCGCGGTGACCACGCCGCTGGTCCCGTCCGCGGTGGACGCCTTCTACACGGTCCTCCTCGCGTCCGTCAGGATCGGGAACTCGACCGTCGTGCCGCCGAGGCGGTCCCCCGCCATCGTCGACTCCGGCACGGTGCTGACGTACCTCGACAAGGGGCTGCTGGAGCAGGTCGTGGCGGAGGTCGCCCGGAGCGTCAGGCTCCCGCGGAAGCAGTCGCCGGAGAAGCTGGTGGATCTGTGCTACGACGTGGCCGGTGAGTCGCCCGTGGCCTGGGCGAAGCTTCTCCCGGAGGTGACGCTGGGGTTTGGCGGCGGCGCCGCGATCACCCTGCCGGCGCGGAACGCGTTCGTGGAGGCGCGGAAGGGGACCGTGTGCCTGGCGATGTCGGCGGTGACGGATGATGGGCCGGCGGTGGCGACGATCGGGAGCATCGCGCAGCAGGGCTTCCACGTCGGCTTCGACCTGGACAAGCGCGCCATCACCTTCGCCGCTGCCGACTGCGCCAGCTCCTACTCCTCTTCTCCTCCCGCCTCAGTCTCTTGGTAG
- the LOC125542834 gene encoding ARF guanine-nucleotide exchange factor GNOM-like, whose amino-acid sequence MPPPSPSGSRAAMACVVASEVAAVLAIMRRNVRYGGDEERLDHPLVAGLKSLRRAAATWGPRRWRDVEPLLFLGPFLDVVRSDEAGAPATGAALSSLCKVLSLDLVGPDAPGADRAMAAVVEAVAGCRFEVTDAASEEAVLARALQVLLACVRGRAARALSNRHVCDVVSTCFRIVQQAGAKGELLQRVSRQTMQEVVRCVFARLPDIDPTAVEDQKIASKNEVSSASEMGNGSDSVCLSSSQDQVGGEFGVVQDEAMMELFGVPCMVEILQFLCSLLNIAEDSQVDPNMNPIDFDEDIPLFALGLINSAIELSASSIQRHPKLLAFVQDELFRNLMQFGLSDSPLILSTVCSVIFTLFYHLRRELKLQIEAFFACVILRLTQSRYGASYQQQEVALETLVDFCQQKDFMVEMYTNMDCDLQCSNVFEDLVNVLSKSAFPEESTLSTLNVLALDGLVAVIQAIAERIGNSPQHCQQSVQELSEYFSFWQLKCENINDPDQWVRFVNQQKSIKRKLMVGVEHFNRDKRKGFEYLQAAHLLPEKLDPQSVALFFRYSPGLDKNLLGDYLGNHDEFSIQVLHEFSRTFDFKELNLDAALRLFLETFRLPGESQKIQRILEAFSDRYYEESPELFVNRDAALVLSYSVILLNTDQHNVRVKNKMSEEDFIRNNRRINGGNDLPREFLSELYYSICRNEIKTIPEQGVGCSEMSFSRWADLMFKSKRASAYIACHSYPFLDHDMFLIMARPTVAAISVIFDNVEQEEILTRCIDGFLSVAKLAASYHLNDVLNDLVVALGKFTILSIASCDDPATAFGEDTKARMATEALFTIAATHGDHINRGWRTIVDCILRFHEIGLLPACLTNDTADDEESFSASLPTKVSQVEPKKTYGLMGRFTQLLYLDAEEPRFQPTEEQLAAQRNASETIKKCQIGTIFTESKFLQADSLLNLARALIQAAGRPQKITSSIDVEINAVICLELIIAVTLNNRDRIVLLWHDVYEHITHIVQSTVMPCNLVEKAVFGLLDICQRLLPYKENLVDDLLRSLQLILKLDARVADAYCESITQKVACLVKDNATHIKSQLGWQTIISLLCVTAHHPDASDAGFEALIYIMFEGAHLSPANFVLSVEASRQFAGSRLGSAERSIHALNLMAESVNCLARWSHEVKEAGGEAERMLEGIAEMWLRLVQALRKVCTDQREQVRDHALVLLHRCLVADGISVPSSAWLMSFDIVFQLLDELLEIAENFSPKHYRNMEASLLHAVKLLSKLSLQSLNDLSAHSGFSKLWLEVLDMIEKLMKAKVRGSSRTEKLQEAATELLKNILLAMKASGILSTTSSVGENSLWEATWLRVNKIAPSLQSVVFPDYDDAVQSAQSKLDIPAVSEGRLVPV is encoded by the exons atgccgccgccgtcgccgagcGGGTCACGCGCGGCCATGGCGTGCGTGGTGGCGTCGGAGGTCGCCGCGGTGCTCGCCATCATGCGCCGCAACGTCCGCTACGGCGGCGACGAGGAGCGCCTCGACCACCCCCTCGTCGCGGGCCTCAAGTCCCTCCGCCGCGCCGCGGCCACGTGGGGCCCGCGCCGGTGGCGGGACGTGGAGCCGCTCCTCTTCCTCGGCCCCTTCCTCGACGTCGTCCGCTCCGACGAGGCCGGCGCGCCCGCCACGGGCGCCGCGCTCTCGTCCCTCTGCAAGGTGCTCTCCCTCGACCTCGTCGGCCCCGACGCGCCCGGCGCGGACCGGGCCATGGCCGCCGTCGTGGAGGCCGTCGCCGGGTGCCGCTTCGAGGTCACCGACGCGGCGTCCGAGGAGGCCGTCCTGGCCAGGGCGCTGCAGGTGCTGCTCGCCTGCGTGCGTGGCCGCGCGGCGCGGGCGCTCTCCAACCGCCACGTCTGCGACGTCGTCAGCACCTGCTTCCGCATCGTGCAGCAGGCCGGCGCCAAGGGGGAGCTGCTGCAGCGCGTGTCCCGGCAGACCATGCAGGAGGTTGTCCGGTGCGTCTTTGCCCGCCTGCCCGACATTGATCCCACCGCGGTTGAAGACCAGAAG ATTGCTAGCAAGAACGAAGTTTCGAGTGCTAGCGAAATGGGGAATGGGAGCGATTCTGTGTGCTTGAGTAGCTCACAGGATCAGGTTGGAGGTGAATTTGGTGTTGTGCAAGACGAGGCTATGATGGAGCTGTTTGGGGTTCCTTGCATGGTAGAAATATTGCAATTTCTGTGCTCTCTGTTGAACATAGCAGAAGACAGTCAGGTGGACCCAAATATGAATCCAATCGACTTTGATGAGGATATACCACTCTTTGCTCTGGGGTTGATCAATTCTGCTATTGAGCTGTCAGCTTCGTCCATACAGAGACACCCAAAACTACTGGCTTTTGTACAAGATGAACTGTTCCGCAATCTAATGCAGTTTGGCTTGTCAGATAGCCCCTTGATTCTGTCGACTGTATGCAGTGTTATTTTTACACTCTTCTACCATTTACGTCGGGAACTGAAGCTGCAAATTGAGGCTTTCTTTGCGTGTGTGATCCTTAGGCTAACCCAGAGTAGATATGGAGCTAGTTACCAGCAGCAGGAAGTTGCCCTGGAGACTCTAGTGGATTTTTGCCAGCAGAAAGATTTTATGGTTGAGATGTATACAAATATGGATTGTGATTTACAGTGCTCTAATGTTTTTGAAGACCTGGTTAATGTTCTCTCCAAAAGTGCATTCCCTGAGGAGAGTACCTTGTCAACTTTAAATGTGCTTGCTTTGGATGGTTTGGTTGCTGTCATTCAGGCAATAGCAGAGAGGATTGGTAATTCACCTCAGCACTGCCAGCAGTCAGTGCAAGAATTAAGTGAATATTTTTCCTTTTGGCAATTAAAGTGTGAGAACATTAATGATCCTGATCAATGGGTTAGATTTGTTAACCAGCAGAAAAGCATCAAGAGAAAGCTAATGGTTGGCGTTGAACATTTTAATAGGGATAAAAGGAAGGGCTTTGAGTACCTGCAAGCTGCTCATCTCTTGCCTGAAAAACTTGATCCACAAAGTGTTGCCCTGTTTTTCCGCTACTCGCCTGGATTAGACAAGAATCTTCTTGGGGACTATCTGGGGAATCATGACGAGTTCTCCATTCAGGTCCTTCATGAATTTTCTAGAACCTTTGACTTCAAGGAGTTGAACTTGGATGCTGCCTTGAGGCTCTTCTTGGAAACCTTTCGTCTGCCTGGTGAATCACAGAAGATACAAAGGATTCTTGAGGCCTTTTCTGATAGGTACTATGAAGAGTCACCAGAATTGTTCGTTAACCGGGATGCTGCCCTGGTGCTGTCGTATTCAGTAATCTTGCTCAACACGGACCAACACAATGTACGGGTTAAGAATAAGATGTCAGAAGAAGATTTTATTAGGAACAATCGCCGCATCAATGGTGGGAATGATCTTCCAAGGGAATTCTTATCTGAGCTATATTATTCTATTTGTCGAAATGAAATCAAAACCATTCCCGAGCAAGGAGTTGGATGCTCAGAGATGTCTTTCAGCCGCTGGGCTGATCTGATGTTTAAGTCAAAGAGGGCATCAGCTTACATTGCTTGTCACTCCTATCCTTTTCTTGATCATGACATGTTCCTTATCATGGCCAGGCCAACAGTTGCTGCTATCTCAGTGATCTTTGATAATGTTGAGCAAGAAGAGATTCTTACAAGATGCATTGATGGGTTTCTGTCAGTGGCAAAGCTGGCTGCATCCTATCATCTTAATGATGTGCTGAATGATCTTGTTGTGGCACTTGGTAAGTTCACCATTTTGTCGATCGCTTCCTGTGATGATCCTGCAACAGCTTTTGGTGAGGACACCAAAGCTAGAATGGCAACAGAGGCTCTTTTCACTATAGCAGCGACTCATGGTGATCACATAAACAGAGGATGGAGGACAATTGTAGATTGCATTTTAAGATTTCATGAGATAGGTCTCCTTCCTGCTTGTCTCACCAACGATACAGCGGATGATGAGGAGTCCTTCTCTGCTTCATTGCCCACCAAAGTTTCTCAAGTTGAGCCAAAGAAAACATATGGGCTGATGGGGAGGTTCACCCAACTACTGTATTTAGATGCTGAAGAGCCAAGGTTCCAGCCAACAGAGGAGCAACTTGCTGCTCAGAGGAATGCTTCAGAGACCATAAAAAAGTGCCAAATAGGTACCATCTTCACCGAGAGCAAATTCCTACAGGCTGACTCGCTCTTGAATCTGGCAAGAGCCCTCATTCAGGCAGCAGGCCGACCTCAGAAGATCACCAGCTCAATAGATGTTGAAATCAATGCAGTCATCTGCTTAGAGCTTATCATTGCCGTCACATTAAACAACAGAGACAGGATTGTCCTCTTATGGCATGATGTTTATGAGCACATAACTCACATTGTTCAGTCCACAGTAATGCCCTGTAATCTGGTGGAGAAAGCTGTTTTTGGCCTCCTGGACATCTGCCAGCGTTTGCTTCCGTATAAGGAGAACCTCGTGGATGATCTACTGAGGTCGCTTCAGTTAATCTTGAAACTTGATGCTCGTGTGGCTGATGCGTATTGCGAGAGCATCACCCAGAAGGTCGCATGCCTTGTCAAGGATAATGCAACACATATCAAGTCTCAGCTGGGTTGGCAAACTATCATTTCCTTGCTCTGCGTCACTGCTCATCATCCAGATGCCTCCGATGCTGGTTTTGAAGCCCTGATTTACATCATGTTTGAGGGGGCACACCTCTCACCTGCCAACTTTGTGCTTTCGGTGGAGGCCTCAAGACAGTTTGCAGGGTCTCGGCTCGGGTCCGCTGAAAGATCTATCCATGCTTTGAACCTAATGGCTGAATCAGTGAATTGCCTTGCACGCTGGTCACATGAGGTTAAGGAAGCTGGTGGAGAGGCCGAAAGGATGCTGGAAGGAATCGCTGAGATGTGGCTGCGGCTAGTCCAGGCGCTACGAAAGGTGTGCACAGATCAGAGAGAACAAGTGAGGGATCATGCTCTGGTATTGTTGCACAGATGCTTAGTAGCTGATGGGATATCAGTTCCATCTTCGGCGTGGTTGATGTCATTCGACATTGTCTTCCAGTTGCTTGATGAATTGCTAGAGATTGCGGAGAATTTCTCGCCAAAGCATTATAGAAACATGGAGGCGTCCCTCTTGCATGCCGTAAAGCTGTTGTCCAAACTATCCTTGCAGTCACTCAATGATCTTTCGGCACACAGCGGTTTCAGTAAGCTGTGGTTGGAAGTACTGGACATGATAGAGAAGCTCATGAAAGCCAAAGTAAGAGGGAGCAGCAGGACTGAGAAGTTACAAGAGGCCGCCACAGAGCTACTCAAGAACATACTGCTGGCGATGAAAGCGAGCGGGATCTTATCGACGACAAGCAGCGTCGGGGAGAACAGTTTGTGGGAAGCAACATGGCTTCGGGTTAACAAGATTGCGCCTTCGCTTCAGTCAGTGGTTTTCCCTGATTATGATGATGCAGTACAAAGTGCACAAAGTAAGTTGGATATCCCAGCAGTTTCTGAGGGGAGGTTGGTCCCAGTTTAG